The Kribbella jejuensis genome segment GATGCCGGCCGTCGGCGGCGCCGTCCTGCACGATCCGACCGACGCGGAGATCGCGGAGGCGTGGGGTGTGCCGACGACGCTGGAGTCCGACGACACGGCGTTCGACGTGCTCGTGATCGGTGCCGGGCCGGGTGGGCTCGCGGCGGCGGTGTACGGGTCGTCGGAGGGCCTGCGGACGCTCGTCGTGGAGCGGGAGTCGATCGGTGGGCAGGCGGGGACGAGCTCGCTGATCCGGAACTATCTGGGGTTCTCCCGTGGCATCCGCGGGTCGGAGCTGGCCCAGCGCGGGTACCAGCAGGCCTGGGTGTTCGGCGCGCACTTCGTGTTGATGCGGACCGTCGGCCAGTTGGAGTGGCGCGACGGCCGGTTCCACGCCGTCATCGAGGACGTGGGTGAGGTGACGGCGCGGGCCGTCGTGCTCGCGACCGGCGTCTCGTACCGGCGGCTCGACGTGCCGGCGCTCGAGCGGCTCGTCGGGAACGGCGTGTACTACGGCGCGAGCGTGTCGGAGGCGCACGGCCTGAAGGACCGGGACGCGTGCGTGGTCGGCGGCGGCAACTCGGCCGGCCAGGCGGTGCTGCACCTGGCCCGGTACTGCCGGCACGTGTTGCTGGTGATCCGCGGCGAGGACCTGTCGGCGAGCATGTCGCAGTACCTGATCGACGCGATCGATGCCGCGGGCAACGTCACCGTGCGGGCGTCCAGCGAGGTGGTCGACGGCGGCGGTGACGGCCGGCTGCAGCGGTTGACGCTGCGGGACCGCAAGACCGGCACCGAGGAGGACCTGCCCATCGACGGGCTGTTCGTGATGATCGGTGCCGTACCAGGGACCAGGTGGCTGCCCGCCGAGGTCGCGCGGGACAAGCTCGGCTTCGTCCTCACCGGCTCCGATGCCGGCGCCGATCCGCTCTGGCGGGAAGGCCGCCCGCCACAGCCGTACGAGACGACGCTGCCCGGCCTGTTCTCGGTCGGTGACGTCCGCTCCGGCTCCGTCAAACGGGTCGCGTCCGCGGTCGGCGAAGGGTCGGTGGTGGTGTCCCAGATCCACACCCACCTCAAGGTCGCACCGGATGCCTGAGCGGCGCTTCGTCTACACGCCCGCCATGGTCGGGCTGACCGCGCTGGTCCTGCTCGTCCCGATCGCGGGTCTGGTGTTGTTGCGGCAGGCGCCGGCTCTCGACGTGCACTGGGAACATCACCCGACACATTTCTGGCTGGTACTGCTCACGGCAGCGTTGGGCGCGGTACTGGCCTATCTCACCGGTGCCGCCGCGCTGCGGCGAGGTGACGCACGGGTGCTGTTCGTCTCGCTGGCCTTCCTTTCCGCGGCCGGATTCCTCGGACTGCACGCACTGGCAACCCCGAAGGTCCTCCTCGACACCCCGAACGCCGGCTTCACCCTCGCGACGCCGGTGGGCGTGGCGCTGGCGTCGGTGTTCGCCTTCCTGTCCAGCCTGACCGTCTCCGGCACCACCTGGGGGCGGCGAGCTCGTGACGGGCTGATCGTCGTGATGGCCTTGTGGGCGGTGGCTTCGGTACTGCGGCTGCCGCCGCTGCACGCGACGTCCGTCCCGGAAGTCGCCGAGGGCATCCTGCGAGGGCTCGCCGTACCCGCGGTAGTGCTGTACGGCGTCGCGGCGGCTCGCTACCTGCGGATCTGGTGGGAGCGCCCGTCGCTGATGGTGCTGTCGATGATCTCCGCGTTCGTGCTGCTCGGCGAGGCGATGGTCGCGCTGGTGTTCGCGCGGAACTGGGCGCTGTCGTGGTGGGAGTGGCACGTGCTGCTGCTGGCGGCGTTCGTCCTGGTCGTGGCCGGCGTACGGATCCAGTGGTACGAGGAACGGTTCGCGGATCTGTACCAGGCGGACACCGTCTCGGGGCGCCGGGAGCTGACGGTGCTGTTCGCCGATCTCCAAGGGTTCACCGCGTTCTCCGAGCAGCACGATCCGGCCGAGGTCACGGCGATGCTCAACACGTACTTCGAGGTCGTTGTCCCGCCCGTCGTCCGGCGGCACGGCGGCGAGGTCGACCGGATCATCGGGGACGCGCTGATGGTCACGTTCAACAAGCGCGGGGACCAGCCGGATCATGCGGCCCGGGCCGCCGCGGCCGGGCTCGCCCTGCAGGACGCCGCGACCGCCGTCCGGGACGCGCATCCCAACTGGCCGCAGTTCCGGGTCGGGATCAACAGCGGGATCGCATCGGTCAGCCTGCTCGGGACCGAAGGCGGGCGGACCCACACCGTCATCGGCGACACGGTGAACGTCGCCTCCCGGATCGAGGGAAAGGCGCCCGCTGGAGGGGTCGCCATCGGGACGGCCACGAAAGCGCTGCTGCCGCGGGCACGCACCGAGTCCCTCGGACTGGTGAGTCTGAAGGGGAAATCCGAGCCTGTCGAGGTGTACCGGTTGCTGGCGCTCGACGAGTGATCGCCCTCGCGCCCGGCCCGGACAGCGCCGCGTGCATGATCACCCGTGCCTTTGCGGTCCGTACCGGGTGTTCACGTGTTGGCCCTTGGAACGATCACGTGCCGGTGTGAGAATCCGGGCCATGTCTGCCCTGATCCGACCACCCCGCCGCCTGGGCGTCCTCGTGGTCACCTCGAGTCTCGTCCTCGCCGGCGCCGCCGCCTTGGTCGCCCGGCCTGCCGACGCCGCCTCCACCGACGTCCTCATCACCGAGGTGTACGGCGGTGGCGGCAACAGCGGAGCGCCGTACACCAACGACTTCATCGAGCTGACCAACAACAGCTCCGCCCCGGTCGACGTGAGCGGCTGGTCGGTCCAGTACGCATCCGCTGCCGGTACGTCGTGGCAGGTCACCAAGCTGACCGGCAGCATCGCGCCCGGCGCCGCGTACCTGATCCAGGAGAGCGGCGGCGCGAACGGGCAGCCGATGCCGGCGCCGAACGTGACCGGAACGATCCCGATGTCGGCCACCGCCGGCAAGGTCGCACTCGTCACCAACCAGACCGCGCTCGCCTGCGGCTCGGCCTGCCACGCCGACCCGGCGGTCCGCGACTACGTCGGCTTCGGTACGGCGAACGACTCCGAGACCGCGCCGGCACCGGGCCTGTCGAACACGACCTCGGCCGCCAGGTCGAACCCGAAGCAGGACACCGACAACAACAGCGCTGACTTCGCCGCGGGCAACCCGTCGCCTGGCACGCTGACCGGTGGACCCGCTGAGCCGCCGCTGGACGCGAAGATCCACGACATCCAGGGCGCCGCGCACCGCTCACCGCTGGAGGGCAAGCGGGTCACCGACGTCACCGGTGTGGTGACCGCGAAGAGCAGCAGCGGATTCTGGTTCCAGGACACCCAGCCGGACGCCGACCCGGCCACCAGCGAAGGCATCTTCGTCTTCACCAGCTCCGCGCCGACGGTTTCGGTCGGCGACGCGCTGAGCGTCGAAGGCACGGTCGCCGAGTTCCGCCCGGGCGGCTCCGGCGGTACGACGAACCTGACAACCACCGAGCTCACCAACGCGAAGATCACCGTGACCGGGACGGCCGCCGTACCGGCTCCGACGATCGTCGGCCCGGGCGGGCGAGTCCCGCCGTCGACCGTGATCGAGGACGACGCGAACGGTGACGTCGAGAAGACCAGCACCGCGTTCGACCCCGCCACCGACGGCATGGACTTCTGGGAGTCGCTCGAGGGCATGTGGATCGGCATCAACCAGCCCGAGGTCACCGGCCCGACCAGTTCGTTCCGCGAGCTGTCCGTCGTACCGGCCGGCTCCGGCGTACGCACGGTGCGCGGCGGGATCCTGCTGCAGAAGACCGACTCCAACCCCGAGCGGATCCTGCTGGACGACGTGCTGACGCCGGTCCCGGACGCGAAGACCGGCGACAAGCTGGCCGGGACCGTGACGGGTGTCGTCGACTACTCGTTCGGGAACTTCAAGTTCCTGCCGACCACCACGCCGACCGTGATCGACGGCGGCGTGCAGCGCGAGGTGACGAAGGCCTCGCTGCCCACGCAGCTGTCGGTGGCGACGTTCAACGTGGAGAACCTGGACCCGTCCGACGGCGACGCCAAGTTCGACGGGCTCGCGCAGGCCGTCGTGCACAATCTCGCGGCGCCGGACATCCTCGGGCTCGAGGAGGTCCAGGACAACGACGGCGCGATCAACTCCGGTACGACGGCCGCCGACAAGACGCTGAACATGCTTGTCGCGGCGATCGTGAAGGCGGGCGGACCGACGTACGCCTGGCGCGAGATCGACCCGGTGGACAACGCCGAGGGTGGTGAGCCGGGCGGCAACATCAGGGTCGCGTTCATGTACCGCACCGACAAGCCGCTGAAGTTCGTCGACACCCCGGGCGGCGGCTCGACGACCGCCACGACGATCGTCACCGACCCCGCGGGACGTCCGCACCTGAGCTCCTCGCCGGGGCGGGTCGACCCGGCCAACCCGGCCTGGGCCGCGACCCGGGTGCCGCTCGCCGGCGAGTTCAAGTGGCACGGGCAGACCGTGTTCGTGGTCGTGAACCACTTCAGCTCCAAGGGCGGCGACGACCCGCTGTGGGGCCGGTTCCAGCCGCCGGTGCAGTCCAGCGCCCCGAAGCGGCACGAGCAGGCCGCCGCGGTCCGTGGCTTCGTCGACCAGATCCTGGCCAAGGACAAGGGCGCGAACGTCGTCGTACTGGGTGACCTGAACGACTTCGACTGGTCGCAGACCGCGGACATCCTGGTCGGATCCGGCAACACCGCGCTGGTCGACCTGCCCCGGACGCTGCCGCTGCCGGAGCGGTACAGCTACGTGTTCGAGGGCAACAGCCAGATCCTGGACCAGATCCTGATCTCGCAGAACCTCCGCCCGACCGCGTCGTACGACGTCGTGCACATGAACGCGGAGTTCCCGGACCAGATCTCCGACCACGACCCACAGGTGGTGAAACTCACGCCGCTGCCGTCCTGGGTGCGCTAACCCCTGGCTAACCGCAGTGTTACGTCGGTCGCCCGGGCGGGGTTTTCGCGTCCGGGCGACCGATACTGGTGTGGTGACAGACGACACGAAGCAGTACGCCGTACAGAAGTCCGAGGCGGAGTGGAAGGCGCAGCTCTCCCCCGCCGAGTTCCACGTCCTGCGCCAGGCCGGTACCGAGCGGCCGTTCGTCGGCGAGTACACCGACACCAAGACGGTCGGCGTCTACAAGTGCCGCGCCTGCGACGCCGAACTCTTCCGCAGCGAGACCAAGTTCGACTCGCACTGCGGCTGGCCGTCGTTCTTCGCGCCGCTGGCCGAGGACCGCGTGGAGTACATCGAGGACTCGACCCTCGGCATGAAGCGCGTCGAGGTCCGCTGCGCCAACTGCGGTTCCCACCTCGGCCACGTCTTCGAAGGCGAGGGCTACGGCACCCCCACCGACCTCCGCTACTGCATCAACAGCATCAGCCTCACCCTCGCCCCGTTGTAGATTGGGTCGGCTGGTCGACTCTGGGGAAGGAAATCGGTGGCTGACGAGGTCCGTACACCGCGGGTTCTGGATGTCCTTTCGGCGGCGGAGCCGTGGGAGGTGCCCGCGGCCTGGGTGGAGCGGATTCGCGCGCAGCTGAAGGTCTGGGCGGCCGATCCCGACGCGTTGCGCCCGCTGCGCTCCGACGCCTTCCCGGACTTCGTCAAGGGCACACCGGCCGCCGTCTGGTTCACCCACCAGGTGGCGCCGCTGCTGACCGGCTGGATTCCGGTCCTGCACGGTGAGTACGCCGACCTGTCCGCCGAGCTGACCCACGACTTCTACCGGCCCTCCTCGCGCCTGGGTGGAAACGGGCACGTGATCTACGTGGCGCCGACCGACTGGCACCTGCAGGCGATCGCCGGAGCGCGCGGCTTCCGCGAGCTCGGGCGCAAGCACGCGCTGCTGGTGTCCCGCGACGTGGTCCGGCTGTTCGTCGACGCGCCACCGATGGCGGCCCGCGCCGAGGCGCTCGCGGCCGCGTTCGACCGGGTCGTCGCCGACCGCGAGGCGACCCATCTGCACATCACCGGCGAGTACGACGAGATCGCGAAGTACTGGCGGACCGACGCGCTCCGGCCCGGTGAGCGCGCCGTACTGCCCGAGCTGGCCGGCCCGACCGCCGCTCTGCGGTACTCGATCAACTCGATCCGCGACACGCACGCCCGGCTGCTGATGACGAGCCCGGACGAGTACGCCGGTGACTTCGCCCAGGTGCTGGCCGAGCTGATCCTGGCGTCGGGCCTGCGCGGCATCCCGCAGGCCGTGGCAAACATCCTCGGCGACGCGACCATCGACGTACACCACGCGCTCGAGGAGATCGCGCCGCGGTTCAACCTGCACACCTGGCACGGGCACGTCAACCAGTGGATGTCGCGTGCGATCCGGAGTGGGCAGTCACCACTCGCGCGGGCCTGGGGCGCCGCGGCCGCGCGGGTCGGCGTGCACCTGTCCGGCGTACTCAGTAAGCAGCCGTGGCCGGAGCCGGAGATCCCCGACCTGACCACGCTGTTCCGGATGCTCGACCGGGAGCGGTGGAGCGCCCTGGAGACGGCCGCCGCGGCCGAGCAGGACCACTCGCTCTCGGCCGCGTGGAGCAGCGTCAAGAAGGACGCCGAGGACGGGCAGACTCCGGCCAAGAGCAGCGGCGTGGACGTGAACGAGCCGCTGCCACCGAAGCCGGTCGACCTGACCGACAACCCGCTCGCCGAGCTCGACTCGCTGATCGGCCTGGAGTCGGTCAAGGACGCCGTCCGCAAGATGGTCGCCGAGGTGAAGACGAACCTGCGCCGCGCCGAGCTCGGTCTGCCCAGCCACGAGCGGGCCCGGCACATGGTGTTCGTCGGCAAGCCCGGTACGGCGAAGACCACGATCGCGCGGCTGCTCAGCCGGATCTACCACCAGCTGGGCGTGCTGGAGAAGGGCCATGTGGTCGAGGTCGACCGGTCCGACCTGGTCGGTGCCGCGGTCGGTTCGACCGCGCCGATGACCGCGGCCAAGTTCCGCGAGGCGCTCGGCGGTGTGCTGTTCATCGACGAGGCGTACAGCCTGACGCCGGAGAACACGCCCGGCGACTACGGCTTGGAAGCGGTCGCGACGATCCTGAAGATGATGGAGGACCACCGCAACGACTGCATCGTGATCGTCGCCGGGTACCACCGCGAGATGCAGCGCTTCATGGAGTCGAACACCGGTCTGCAGTCCCGGTTCCCGAAGCTGCTGTCGTTCAGCGAGTACGACACCGACCAGCTGGTCCAGATCTTCGAGCTGCAGGCCAGGCAGAAGGGCATGATCTACGGCGAGGAAGTGCTCGACAAGGTCCGGAGCGTGATCCCGCCCGCACCGCGTGGCCACAGCTTCGGCAACGGCCGCTTCATCCGCAACGTCCTCGAAGAGGCCGTCTCCAACCAGGCCACCCGCCTGTCCGCCCTCGACCCCCACAAACTCACCGAACGCGACCTCCGCGAACTCATCCCCGCCGACGTCCGCCCCCCAACCTCCATGCGCGCCGAGGACTACCTCCTGCAGAAGCCCGGCACCTGAGTCACCCAGGATTCCTGGATTACAGGATTCCTGGTATTGTGGAAGCATGGACACTCACATCGGTTTCGCGGCAGTGCAGCCGAAGAACGGGACGATCACAATCCCGGCACAGCTTCGGCGCCGGTTCGGGCTCGACAAGCCTGGTGCCCAGGTGGAGATCATCGTCCGCGACGGTGAGATCGTCCTGCTGCCCCACGTTGCGGTACCAGCCGAGCAGGCGTGGTTCTGGTCCGAACGGTGGCAGGCCAAGGAGCGAGAGGCCGACACGGACCTGGCCGCCGGTCGCGCGACCACGTTCGACACGGCCGAGGACTTCTTGGCACACCTGGAGCAGATCAACGCCGAGGCCGACGACGCCGACCGCACCTCAGGCGAGTAGACCGCCGGTCGATGAAGTACCGCACCGCGGGCACGTTCGATCGTGACCTTGCCCGCCTCCCCGGCGATCACCGGCAGATGTTCCTGAAGATTCTGAGCGAACACTTTCTGCCCGCCATCGCCGCCGGCAGTTTCACCGGTACGCCGCCGTGGCCCAAACGTCTCCGGATACATCAACTCGCAGGCGGCATCTACTCCATCACGTGGAGCTTCACCGGTCCTGACGGTCGGGCGACGTTTCATCTCGAGCGCACCGACGACGGCGAGACGATCCTCGTCTGGCGCCGTATCGGCACTCACGACATCTACGACCGGCCCTAGACGGGGGTCGCGAGGGCTACTGGGTTGCCGTCGGGGTCGGCGAGGTAGGCCTGGCGTTCGCCCCAGGGCATGGTGGCTGGTTCCTGGAGGATGGGGTGGCCGGCGGCGCGGAAGCGTTCGATTTCGGTCTCGACGTTGTCGACGTACACGAACAGTTCGAAGCGAGGCGCCGTGCCGACGGTGATGCCTAGCTGGGCCTCCGGCCAGTTGGCGTCGGACAGGCCCAGGGAGGACTCACCGCGCTCGAGGCCGACGTAGTGCGGCTCGCCCTCGAGCGGGAACTGGTACGTCGGCCGGTACCCGAGCAGGGTGTAGAACTCCACGGCCCGGCGTACGTCGGAGACGTACAGGACCGGGAACGCCTTAGACAAGGTTCGCGATCAGGTCGGCGACGTCGGTCCGCTTGCCCGTGTAGAACGGGATCTCCTCGCGGGTGTGCCGCCGCGCCGACGCCGCCCGCAGCTCACGCATCAGGTCGACGATCCGGTGCAGCTCGTCCGCCTCGAAGGCCAGCATCCACTCGTAGTCGCCGAGCGCGAACGCCGCGACCGTGTTCGCCCGTACGTCGGGGAAGGTGCGCGCCATCTGACCGTGCTCGGCGAGCATCGCGCGGCGCTCCTCGTCCGGCAGCAGGTACCACTCGTAGGACCGGACGAACGGGTACACGCAGACGTACGCGCGCGGCTCCTCGTCGGCCAGGAAAGCCGGGATGTGGCTCTTGTTGAACTCGGCCGGCCGGTGCAGCGCGAACTGCGACCAGACCGGGACCAGGTGCCGGCCCAGCCGCGACCGGCGGAGCGCGTGGTACGCCTGCTGCAGCGCGTCCGAGCTCGGCGCGTGCCACCAGATCATGAAGTCGGCGTCGGCCCGGAACCCCTCGACGTCGTAGATCCCGCGGATCACCACGTCGTCGGCCGCCAGCTTCCCGACCAGGTCGGTCAGCTCCGCGGTCAGCTCGTCCCTGTCCGCGTCCCCGAGGGGCGTCTCGACCTTGAACACCGACCACAAGGTGTAGCGGATGACGTTGTTCAGCTCACGGGCCTTCGGCTTACCAGTCACGACTTCATTGTCTCCAATGCGTCCAGGTGCTCCCGCACCCGGGTGGCCGCCTTGCCACCCGATGCCACGCACGCGGCGATCCCGACCCCCCGGTACGCCGCCCCGCAAACGGCCAGCCCCGGTACGCCGGCCACCGCCGCCTCGACCCGGTCCACCCGGTCCAGGTGGCCCACCGCGTACTGCGGGAGGCCGCCGCCCCACCGAGTCACCAGCGATCCGACGACACCGTCCAGCCCGATGGCCTTCCGCAGATCGGCGACCGCCAGCTGGACCAGCTCTTCGTCGGAGCGCTGCAGCACGTACTCCTCACCGAGCCGGCCGACCGAGGTCCGCAGGACCGCGAGGTCTCCCCCGGCTTCGGCGGACCAGGCCCATTTGGCATGCGAGTACGTCGCCGCCTTGATGGTCCTGTCCTCCACCGACGGCACGAGGAAGCCCGAGCCGGTCGCGCCCGCCGGCCAGTCGGCCTTGCGGACCGCGAGCGTGACGATCGCCATACTCGCGTACTCGATCGCGGCGAGTTCGGTCGTTGCCGCGGGCACCAGTTCGGCGAGCATCCGGGCGGCCGGCGCCGCGGGTACGGCGACCACGATCGCGTCGGCGGTCAGGTACGTCGGCGCGGGCACCGGCCCGGCCTCGAGCTCGAACCCCTCCGCGGTCCGCGCGATCCGCCGTACCGCGAGCTTGGTCCGGATCTTGACGCCGCGGGCGGTCAGGTCTTGTTCGAGGGCTGTGACGAGGCGGTTGATGCCGCCGACGACGCCAGCGAACACGGGCTGGCCGGCGCGCTTCTGGCCGAGTTCGCGGAGCTCGGCGGTGGCGGCGAGCAGGCTTGGCGCGGTGCGGAGCCTCGCGTACAGGTCGGGGACGGCGGCGGCGAGCGAGATCTCCTCGGCCTTCCCGGCGTACACCCCGCCGAGCAGGGGGTCGACCAGCTTGTCGGTGACCGCGGGCCCCATCCGTTCGGCGACGAAGCGGCCGATCGCTACGTCCTCGGTCAGCGCGGGCGCGGGCAGGTCCGACTCGTGGGCGACTTGTTCGGCGGCAGCCTCCCCGAGTACGTCGGTGGTCGCGGACGGATCGACCGGTACGCCCATCACGGTCGGGGGGATCGCCCGGATCCGGTCGCCGATCCACAGCCCGGCCGAGGTGGTTGCCGGATGCACCAGATCGTCGGCGAGGCCGACCGCCTTGATCAGCTCCACCGCCTCCGGGCGACGGGCCAGGACCGACTCGGCGCCGAGGTCGACCGGTACGCCTTCGAGGTCGGCTCCGGCCAGCTTCCCGCCGAGCCGCGGCGAACCCTCGAGGATCGTCACCTCCGGCGGGTTCGGACCGGTCACCAGCGCGTGCGCCGCCGCCAGCCCGCTGATCCCGCCACCGACCACCACGACCCGGCTCACCCGGCTCATAAGTCCTCCAGTACGTACTTCTTGCCCGGCCCGAGATCGGTGCTCGAGACGCCGACCTGCCGGAAACCCACCCGGGTGAGGACCGCCTGCGACGCCGGGTTCCGGTCCGAGGCGCCCGCCCGGAGTGAGGTCAGTCCGTAGCTGGGCGCCAGCTGGATGATCGCGCGCACCGCCGCCGTCGCGAGACCGCGGCCGGCCCACTTCTCGGCGATCCGGTAGCCCAATTCGGCCTGTCCGTCGACGAGGTCGATCAGATTCACCCGGCCGACGACCGCGCCGTCACCGTCGACCAGCACGTGGAACCGGCAGATGTCCGCCTCCTGCTCGGCGAGCTGCGCCGCGTGCCGGGTCGGGAAGTCCGCGAAGTACTCGTCGCCGCGGTCCCAGATCCACTTGGCGAAGTACTCCCGGTTCTCCAGTTCGAAGGCGAGTACGGCGTCCGCGTGGTCCGGGCGCAGCGGCTCCAGCGTCACGCCGTGATCAGGCAGGTACATGAGCGGAGTGCACATACTGGGTGATTCGGCGCAGCACGTCGGGGTCGGCGTCCGGCGGCACGCCGTGGCCGAGGTTGAAGATGTGGCCGGGTGCGGCCTTCCCCTCCGCGAGGATCCGGTCGATCTCGGGCTCGATCGCGTCCCACCCGGCGAACAGCAGCGCCGGGTCGAGGTTGCCCTGCACCGGCTTCGGCGTACCGATCCGGCGTACTGCCTCGTCCAGCGGGACGCGCCAGTCGACGCCGACCACGTCCGCGCCGGCCGCGCTCATCAGTCCCAGTAGCTCGCCCGTGTTCACGCCGAAATGCACCCGGGGTACGTCGTACTGCTTGATCGCCTCGAACACCCGCGCGGTGTGCGGCAGCACGAACCGCTCGTAGTCCCGCGGCGACAGCCCGCCCGCCCACGAGTCGAACAGCTGGATCGCCGACGCGCCGGCCTCCACCTGGACCGCCAGGTACGCGATCGCGACGTCGGCGAGCCGGTCCGCGAGCGCGTGCCACAGCTCCGGGTTGCCGTGCATCATCGCCTTGGTCTTCGCGAAGTCCTTGCTCGGACCGCCCTCGACCAGGTACGACGCGACCGTGAACGGGGCGCCCGCGAAGCCGATCAGCGGCGTACCGCCGAGCTCGGAGACGAGCTGCTGCACGGCCTCGGTCGTGTACGGGACGTCCGCCGGGGTGACCGGCCGGACTCGTCCGACCCCTTCCGCGTCCCGGATCGGGTCCGCCACCACCGGGCCGACGCCCGGCTTGATATCGATGTCGAAACCGGCCGACTTCAGCGGGGCCACGATGTCGGAGTAGAAGATCGCCGCGTCGACGCCGTAACGACGGACCGGCTGCAGCGTTATCTCGACGACGAGGTCCGGCCGGGTCAGGGACTCCAGCATCGAGACCCCCTCGCGGACCTTCCGGTATTCGGGCAGCGCCCGCCCGGCCTGCCGCATGAACCACACCGGCGTGTGCGGCGGACGCTCACCCCGAGCAGCAAGAAGATAGGCGGAACGGTCGAGCGAGGAGGGTAACGTCGGGGCCACGGACCGATGATCCCACCCGGTCCACTCCGGATCCGGCGCGGGGCCCTCCCGTACCGTGTCCTGCCGCAGGCGCCGCCATACACAGAGCTACCGGCGCGTCTAAGCAAGCGGCGGTGAGTAATCAGTCGTAGGCTGCCGACATGGGTGCCCGCAAGCAGGTCGACGCGCCACCCGCGGAGTTCGCCGAGGCAGTCTCGCAGTTACGGGGTGCCCGGTTCCGGCCCGAGGTTTTCGTCGAGGAGATGCCCGCACCGCAGCGGATCGCACCGCATGCGGCGGCGGTCAGCGCGGACGTGACGGTCGACGGTGACGATGTCGCCACCGGCCGCCTGGTCGTCCTCTACGATCCCGCGGGGAACGACGCCTGGCAGTCGACCTTCCGCTGTGTCGCGTACGTGCGTGCCGCCGTCGAACCGGAGATGGTGA includes the following:
- the hemQ gene encoding hydrogen peroxide-dependent heme synthase, whose amino-acid sequence is MTGKPKARELNNVIRYTLWSVFKVETPLGDADRDELTAELTDLVGKLAADDVVIRGIYDVEGFRADADFMIWWHAPSSDALQQAYHALRRSRLGRHLVPVWSQFALHRPAEFNKSHIPAFLADEEPRAYVCVYPFVRSYEWYLLPDEERRAMLAEHGQMARTFPDVRANTVAAFALGDYEWMLAFEADELHRIVDLMRELRAASARRHTREEIPFYTGKRTDVADLIANLV
- a CDS encoding GNAT family N-acetyltransferase, with protein sequence MYLPDHGVTLEPLRPDHADAVLAFELENREYFAKWIWDRGDEYFADFPTRHAAQLAEQEADICRFHVLVDGDGAVVGRVNLIDLVDGQAELGYRIAEKWAGRGLATAAVRAIIQLAPSYGLTSLRAGASDRNPASQAVLTRVGFRQVGVSSTDLGPGKKYVLEDL
- the hemE gene encoding uroporphyrinogen decarboxylase: MAPTLPSSLDRSAYLLAARGERPPHTPVWFMRQAGRALPEYRKVREGVSMLESLTRPDLVVEITLQPVRRYGVDAAIFYSDIVAPLKSAGFDIDIKPGVGPVVADPIRDAEGVGRVRPVTPADVPYTTEAVQQLVSELGGTPLIGFAGAPFTVASYLVEGGPSKDFAKTKAMMHGNPELWHALADRLADVAIAYLAVQVEAGASAIQLFDSWAGGLSPRDYERFVLPHTARVFEAIKQYDVPRVHFGVNTGELLGLMSAAGADVVGVDWRVPLDEAVRRIGTPKPVQGNLDPALLFAGWDAIEPEIDRILAEGKAAPGHIFNLGHGVPPDADPDVLRRITQYVHSAHVPA
- the hemG gene encoding protoporphyrinogen oxidase — translated: MSRVSRVVVVGGGISGLAAAHALVTGPNPPEVTILEGSPRLGGKLAGADLEGVPVDLGAESVLARRPEAVELIKAVGLADDLVHPATTSAGLWIGDRIRAIPPTVMGVPVDPSATTDVLGEAAAEQVAHESDLPAPALTEDVAIGRFVAERMGPAVTDKLVDPLLGGVYAGKAEEISLAAAVPDLYARLRTAPSLLAATAELRELGQKRAGQPVFAGVVGGINRLVTALEQDLTARGVKIRTKLAVRRIARTAEGFELEAGPVPAPTYLTADAIVVAVPAAPAARMLAELVPAATTELAAIEYASMAIVTLAVRKADWPAGATGSGFLVPSVEDRTIKAATYSHAKWAWSAEAGGDLAVLRTSVGRLGEEYVLQRSDEELVQLAVADLRKAIGLDGVVGSLVTRWGGGLPQYAVGHLDRVDRVEAAVAGVPGLAVCGAAYRGVGIAACVASGGKAATRVREHLDALETMKS